In one window of Chlamydiota bacterium DNA:
- a CDS encoding tetratricopeptide repeat protein: MLEEAIEKYRKIVVSYPLSPEAEQAQFQIAKIYDKFLKEARKAESEYQKYILRYPQGKFVSDAREKIK, from the coding sequence ATGTTAGAGGAGGCAATTGAGAAATACAGGAAAATCGTTGTATCTTATCCTTTGAGTCCAGAGGCTGAACAGGCTCAATTCCAGATTGCCAAAATCTATGATAAGTTTTTGAAGGAAGCACGCAAAGCTGAAAGCGAATATCAAAAATATATCTTGCGATACCCTCAAGGAAAGTTCGTTAGTGATGCAAGAGAGAAAATTAAGTGA
- a CDS encoding lytic transglycosylase domain-containing protein, which yields MKTYIRLLIILMVIYVLGFPLVFGLIKARKHLFPVSYRSLICQVAREYHLDPLWVAALIYAESGFRANAVSKSGAMGLMQLMPETARDLAHEKKLKEFKVENLMDSKTNVQLGCLYLEKLKGEFKDLEKVLVAYNAGRINVLRWQEGEDMLSKAYPETRKYVTKIHRVFWILKFLDGIYKFE from the coding sequence ATGAAAACATACATTCGCCTTTTGATTATTTTGATGGTTATTTATGTGTTGGGCTTTCCTTTAGTTTTTGGGCTTATTAAAGCAAGAAAACACCTTTTTCCTGTTTCCTACCGATCGCTTATTTGCCAGGTTGCACGGGAATATCATCTTGATCCTTTATGGGTGGCAGCTCTTATTTATGCGGAGTCCGGTTTTAGAGCGAATGCTGTTTCAAAATCGGGTGCGATGGGTTTAATGCAATTGATGCCTGAAACCGCTCGAGATCTTGCCCACGAAAAAAAACTAAAAGAATTTAAAGTTGAAAATTTAATGGATTCTAAGACCAATGTTCAATTAGGATGTCTTTATTTAGAAAAATTAAAGGGTGAATTTAAAGATTTAGAAAAAGTTTTAGTGGCTTATAACGCTGGCAGAATCAATGTGTTACGATGGCAAGAGGGCGAGGATATGCTTTCAAAGGCCTATCCTGAGACACGCAAATACGTCACAAAAATTCATCGGGTTTTTTGGATTCTGAAATTTTTGGATGGGATTTACAAGTTTGAGTAA